In Corylus avellana chromosome ca2, CavTom2PMs-1.0, the following proteins share a genomic window:
- the LOC132169718 gene encoding uncharacterized protein LOC132169718, with product MTNQRNGDDSLNDAARDREAPWRAEFQELQQIQQTMQQEMQQEIRQEMRQMREMIERMHIGPNRNHRDNDAHDDDGIRVRPIPHQPLAPINRPPAYDDPSDDEDFAEGVFGRDIEVDRRGELHRGVGRGGTGFRGYERGRAGHMGNVYDGAGYRDAYGGQPRRQDLAREESHEYRMKIDLPSFSGHLQIEDFLDWVMEVERFFDYMSIREDRKVKLVAYKFKGGASAWWEKLQISRARQGKGPVTSWLKMKRLLKARFLPPDFEQRLFQQYQECRQGGRTIQAHVDDFYRLSARNDLMETEDQQVARFIGGLRVAIQDKVSMHPVFTLNEAVSLATRAEKQLERPKATTWERNPSDSTRPTQGRGKQPLVPTITPSQPVTSTGKGASSSSSTSRQPANNPYARPNLDKCFKCNQPGHRSHQCPRRQMVNLIEPEPEGGSENEDIDTPEYEEEELADADEGIPLSRSLVIQRLLLTPRQEDQSQRHKIFRTRCTVNQRVCDVIIDSGSGENVVSKEMVSKLGLKTEKHPTPYKIGWIKRGTETLVTERCRITFSIGKHYSDSILCDVVEMDACHLILGRPWQFDEVKNSTYSKGKPILLSTGSEFIEEVKEARDIIALVTKGTPGSVSQEVPEIMRSMLEEFQDIMPEEMPEGLPPMRDIQHYIDLVPGASLPNLPHYRMNPKENAILQEQVEGLIRKGHLRESMSPCAVPALLVPKKDGSWRMCVDSRAINKITVKYRFPIPRIGDMFDMLSGAKIFSKIDLRSGYHQIRIRPGDEWKTAFKTKEGLYEWMVMPFGLSNAPSTFMRLMNQVLKPFIGKFVVVYFDDILIYSRNPVDHMDHVRKVLEVLRENKLFINLKKCSFMMDQLLFLGFVVGTDGIRVDEEKVRAIREWPTPKSVGEVRSFHGLATFYRRFVRNFSSIVAPITECMKKGKFNWSEEAERSFSIIKEKLCTAPVLALPDFDKLFEVECDASIIGIGAVLSQEGKPVEFFSEKLGEARQKWSTYELELYAVLRALKVWEHYLIQREFVLYTDHQALKFINSQKNLNRMHARWVSYIQRFTFSLKHKSGKLNCVADALSRRATLLITMKAEVTGFDCLKELYEEDEDFGKTWKHCKAGQPISEIHIQEGYLFRGNRLCIPRSSLREQIIRELHAGGLGGHLGRDKTIALVEEREETMTETVVTLVINELVQLITHESKLLRGVHRDVVDIKDELESIQCFLKDADRRDLQDGVKTWVKQVREVAYHIEDVIDEYVLHVAQHRPQQSFIAFLHKIGHLFKKLKPRHDIATKIQDIKISIREIKKRSERYGFSSLEQGSSSGESSVTWHDPSLEWVHFSLGKMKLWALSLQGMSS from the exons GAGATACGACAGGAGATGCGCCAGATGCGGGAGATGATAGAGCGCATGCACATAGGTCCTAATCGTAATCACAGGGACAATGATGCCCATGATGACGATGGGATCCGAGTAAGGCCTATTCCTCATCAACCACTTGCACCCATAAACCGACCACCGGCCTATGACGATCCTAGTGACGATGAAGACTTTGCTGAAGGAGTATTCGGACGGGACATTGAGGTAGATCGAAGGGGCGAATTACATAGAGGAGTCGGTCGTGGTGGCACAGGCTTCAGAGGTTATGAGCGTGGTAGAGCTGGCCATATGGGGAATGTCTATGACGGCGCTGGCTACCGGGATGCATATGGAGGGCAACCCAGGCGTCAGGATCTTGCTAGGGAGGAATCCCACGAATACCGAATGAAGATTGATCTCCCATCATTCAGCGGGCATCTTCAAAtcgaagatttcttagattgggTGATGGAAGTAGAGAGGTTCTTTGATTATATGAGTATTCGCGAGGATCGCAAGGTGAAGTTAGTGGCATACAAGTTCAAGGGAGGAGCTTCTGCTTGGTGGGAAAAATTACAGATTTCCCGAGCCCGACAAGGGAAGGGACCTGTAACTtcatggttgaagatgaagcggCTACTCAAAGCACGTTTTTTACCACCGGACTTTGAGCAACGGCTAttccaacaataccaagagtgtCGACAAGGAGGTCGGACCATCCAGGCGCATGTTGATGATTTCTATCGCCTATCTGCTCGGAATGATCTCATGGAGACAGAGGATCAACAAGTTGCAAGGTTTATTGGTGGACTACGTGTGGCAATACAAGATAAGGTTTCTATGCATCCTGTCTTTACTTTGAATGAGGCAGTTAGTTTGGCAACCCGAGCAGAGAAGCAACTGGAGAGGCCTAAAGCAACAACCTGGGAGCGAAACCCGAGCGATTCGACGAGACCAACGCAGGGTCGGGGAAAACAACCTCTAGTCCCGACTATCACACCAAGTCAACCAGTGACTTCCACGGGAAAAGGAGCCAGTAGCAGTTCAAGCACCTCGAGACAACCAGCCAACAATCCATACGCACGGCCCAATCTAGACAAATGTTTCAAATGCAACCAACCGGGACATAGGTCGCATCAATGTCCCCGAAGGCAGATGGTAAACTTGATCGAACCTGAGCCAGAGGGAGGGTCCGAGAATGAAGATATTGATACACCCGAGTATGAAGAAGAGGAGTTGGCTGACGCTGATGAGGGAATCCCACTTTCCCGATCCTTAGTAATTCAACGTTTACTCTTGACACCGAGGCAAGAGGATCAATCTCAAAGGCACAAGATTTTTCGTACTCGCTGTACAGTCAACCAAAGAGTATGTGATGTGATTATTGATAGTGGTAGCGGGGAGAACGTAGTGTCGAAGGAGATGGTTTCAAAGTTGGGTTTGAAAACTGAGAAGCACCCAACTCCATATAAGATCGGATGGATCAAGCGGGGAACCGAGACACTAGTAACCGAGAGATGTCGTATCACATTTTCGATCGGTAAGCATTACTCGGATTCTATTTTGTGTGATGTTGTCGAGATGGATGCATGCCACTTAATCCTGGGAAGACCGTGGCAGTTTGAC GAAGTCAAAAATTCTACTTATTCTAAGGGAAAGCCGATCCTCCTATCCACTGGATCAGAATTTATAGAAGAAGTTAAGGAGGCCCGAGACATCATAGCATTGGTGACCAAGGGAACCCCGGGCTCCGTCTCACAAGAAGTTCCTGAGATAATGCGATCGATGTTAGAAGAATTCCAAGACATCATGCCTGAAGAGATGCCCGAAGGACTGCCGCCCATGAGAGATATCCAGCACTATATTGACTTAGTGCCGGGAGCAAGTCTCCCGAACTTGCCACATTATCGAATGAACCCAAAGGAGAATGCTATTTTGCAAGAGCAGGTAGAGGGGTTAATTAGGAAGGGACACTTGCGAGAGAGTATGAGTCCATGCGCAGTACCGGCCCTACTTGTACCGAAGAAAGATGGGAGTTGGCGAATGTGCGTGGATAGCCGGGCAATAAACAAGATCACGGTCAAGTATCGGTTTCCAATTCCCCGAATAGGTGACATGTTTGATATGCTATCTGGGGCTAAGATTTTTTCGAAGATTGACTTGAGGAGTGGATATCACCAAATCCGTATACGACCAGgagatgaatggaaaactgcgTTCAAGACTAAAGAGGGGCTTTATGAGTGGATGGTGATGCCTTTCGGCCTTTCGAATGCACCAAGCACTTTCATGCGACTCATGAATCAGGTACTGAAACCTTTTATAGGAAAATTTGTCGTTGTCTATTTCGATGATATTCTTATCTATAGTCGCAACCCGGTGGATCACATGGATCACGTGAGGAAAGTGTTGGAGGTTCTCCGTGAAAATAAGTTGTTTATCAACTTAAAGAAGTGTAGTTTCATGATGGATCAGTTACTCTTCCTCGGATTTGTAGTTGGTACCGATGGAATCCGAGTGGatgaagagaaggtgagagCAATCCGAGAATGGCCCACACCCAAGTCAGTGGGAGAAGTAAGAAGTTTCCATGGGTTAGCAactttctatagaaggttcgtTCGGAATTTCAGCAGTATTGTAGCACCGATCACCGAGTgtatgaagaaaggaaaattcaattgGAGTGAAGAAGCTGAGCGAAGTTTctcaatcatcaaagaaaagctATGCACAGCACCTGTACTTGCTTTACCTGACTTTGACAAGCTGTTTGAAGTTGAATGTGATGCATCAATCATCGGGATAGGAGCTGTGTTATCTCAAGAAGGGAAGCCCGTAGAATTTTTTAGTGAGAAGCTCGGAGAAGCAAGACAGAAGTGGTCAACATATGAGTTGGAGCTTTATGCTGTCTTGAGAGCCCTCAAGGTGTGGGAGCACTACCTGATCCAACGAGAGTTTGTCCTCTATACCGACCATCAAGCATTAAAGTTCATCAATAGTCAAAAGAATTTGAATCGGATGCATGCTCGGTGGGTTTCTTACATCCAACGgttcactttttctctcaagcATAAGTCGGGAAAACTAAATTGTGTAGCTGACGCTTTAAGCCGCCGAGCTACCCTGCTGATCACCATGAAAGCTGAAGTGACTGGATTCGACTGCCTAAAGGAGTtatatgaggaagatgaagattttggtAAAACCTGGAAGCATTGCAAGGCGGGGCAACCAATTTCTGAGATACATATTcaggaggggtatttatttcgTGGGAATCGGCTATGCATTCCGAGGAGTTCCTTACGAGAACAAATAATCCGAGAATTACATGCTGGAGGTTTGGGTGGTCATCTGGGAAGAGACAAGACTATTGCTCTGGTAGAGGAACG AGAGGAAACCATGACAGAAACCGTTGTGACCCTTGTCATCAATGAGCTAGTTCAGTTGATCACTCATGAATCAAAATTGCTAAGGGGTGTACACCGAGATGTTGTGGACATTAAAGATGAACTTGAGAGCATCCAGTGTTTCCTCAAAGATGCAGATAGAAGGGACCTCCAAGATGGCGTCAAAACATGGGTGAAACAAGTGAGAGAAGTAGCCTATCATATAGAAGATGTAATTGATGAATACGTTCTTCACGTGGCACAACATCGTCCTCAGCAAAGTTTTATTGCTTTCCTCCATAAAATTGGccacttattcaaaaaattaaaaccacgtCATGACATAGCTACAAAGATTCAagatatcaaaatatcaatccGTGAAATCAAGAAAAGAAGTGAAAGATATGGTTTTAGTTCCTTAGAGCAAGGATCAAGTAGTGGTGAATCTAGTGTTACATGGCATGACCCTAGCCTAGAGTGGGTGCACTTTtcattggggaagatgaagTTGTGGGCATTGAGTCTACAAGGGATGAGCTCGTAA
- the LOC132169719 gene encoding disease resistance protein RPM1-like, translated as MGGIGKTTLAKKVYENELVKGHFDCRVWITVSQSYNVQKILMSMTKKVYCENEMAPGQIDMTDEITLISQLRKYLQQKRYVVVFDDVWTSEFWEIVKHALPCNDRGSRIIITTRNDLISVSCKESFFDQVHKLQPLSQDKAWELFCRKAFQSEFQRCCPKELVKLSMDIVKKCEGLPLAIVAIGGLLSTKEKVPLEWKTLHDSLSSELECNPHLTNVTKILSLSYHDLLCYLKVCYLYFGIFPEDYSITSTRLLWLWEAGGFIKGKKGKALVEVADEYLMELIHRNLVQVSFAEFDYEIIRKYRIHDLLHETILSKIGELNFSQVLEAGNTTFHGKSRSLSIHDARENVFETIEYSRVRSIFLFNINEMPQSFMVKLFKKFKLLKVLDFEDAPIDYLAQEVGTLFHLKYLNLRGTKVKILPNSVGPIND; from the exons ATGGgcggaattggtaagacaactcttGCTAAGAAAGTATATGAGAATGAATTAGTGAAAGGACATTTTGATTGCCGTGTTTGGATCACAGTGTCTCAGTCATACAATGTCCAGAAGATACTCATGTCCATGACAAAGAAAGTCTACTGTGAAAATGAAATGGCTCCAGGACAAATAGACATGACGGACGAGATCACATTAATCAGCCAGTTGAGGAAATATTTACAGCAAAAGAGGTATGTTGTGGTTTTTGATGATGTTTGGACGTCAGAGTTTTGGGAAATTGTGAAACATGCTTTACCATGCAATGACAGAGGAAGCAGGATTATTATCACAACACGCAATGATCTCATTAGTGTATCTTGTAAAGAATCTTTTTTCGATCAGGTCCACAAGCTACAACCTCTGTCTCAAGACAAGGCTTGGGAATTGTTTTGTAGAAAGGCATTCCAGTCCGAGTTTCAAAGGTGTTGTCCCAAAGAGTTGGTGAAACTGTCGATGGACATTGTCAAAAAATGTGAAGGCCTACCACTTGCAATTGTTGCCATAGGTGGTCTTTTGTCAACAAAGGAAAAGGTGCCATTAGAATGGAAAACGTTGCATGATAGCCTCAGTTCTGAGCTAGAATGTAATCCACACCTTACAAATGTaacaaaaattctctctcttagtTATCATGATCTTCTATGCTACCTAAAGGTTTGTTACTTGTACTTCGGCATTTTTCCAGAGGACTACTCCATCACAAGTACAAGATTACTTTGGCTATGGGAAGCTGGGGGCttcataaaaggaaagaagggaAAGGCACTGGTAGAGGTAGCTGATGAATACTTAATGGAGCTCATCCACAGAAACTTGGTTCAAGTTTCATTTGCGGAGTTTGATTATGAGATAATTAGAAAGTATAGAATCCATGATCTGCTGCACGAAACCATCCTATCGAAGATTGGAGAGTTGAATTTCTCTCAAGTTCTGGAAGCAGGCAATACTACTTTCCATGGTAAAAGTCGGAGCCTATCAATCCACGATGCTAGAGAAAATGTTTTTGAGACAATTGAGTACTCTCGTGTCcgttctatttttctcttcaacattAATGAAATGCCCCAGTCTTTCATGgttaaattgttcaaaaagttCAAGCTTTTGAAAGTGTTAGATTTTGAAGATGCTCCTATTGATTATCTTGCTCAAGAAGTGGGTACTTTATTCCATTTGAAGTACTTAAATTTGAGGGGAACAAAAGTGAAGATACTTCCAAATTCAGTGG GACCTATCAATGATTGA